One genomic window of Podarcis muralis chromosome 9, rPodMur119.hap1.1, whole genome shotgun sequence includes the following:
- the ATOH1 gene encoding transcription factor ATOH1, with translation MSHLRAVAAPSEWGEGGRDLGSQQQPLEDSLLLGQEATAASRGFSSAWLGICCPGRATSSPRYLLSGAAEGDDEEEDDEEEDEDDEELLEAGAAEHLGGGSRSRSGGSGKLCALQEHHRRHHHQAGGTPGDAQAPRPRAPCPVGGGGLLRQGPQVSGVQKQRRLAANARERRRMHGLNHAFDQLRNVIPSFNNDKKLSKYETLQMAQIYISALAELLHSPPPADGAPASQTYERAPCTPPVGGALQQQPRSQASGHCRTRFPQEQPAGGGAGGGGGFSVQLDPLHFPSFTELGQKAPSPAQLLPPSGQPQQERRKPSPPAHRSDGEFSPRSHYSDSDEAS, from the coding sequence ATGAGCCACCTGCGCGCCGTGGCTGCGCCCAGCGAGTGGGGCGAAGGCGGCAGGGATTTGGGCTCCCAGCAGCAGCCACTGGAAGACAGCCTTCTGCTGGGACAGGAGGCGACGGCGGCAAGTCGCGGCTTCTCCTCAGCCTGGCTGGGCATCTGCTGCCCAGGCCGGGCCACCTCGTCGCCCAGGTACCTGCTGTCAGGAGCAGCTGAGGGGGACGATGAGGAAGaagacgacgaggaggaggacgaggacgaCGAGGAGCTTTTGGAGGCAGGCGCGGCCGAGCACTTGGGCGGCGGCAGCCGGAGCCGGAGCGGCGGGTCGGGGAAGCTGTGCGCGCTGCAGGAGCACCACCGTCGCCACCACCACCAGGCAGGCGGCACCCCTGGCGACGCGCAGGCTCCGCGGCCCCGCGCGCCCTGCCCCGTCGGCGGAGGGGGTCTGCTCCGCCAGGGCCCTCAGGTGAGCGGCGTGCAGAAGCAGAGGCGCCTGGCGGCCAACGCCCGCGAGCGGCGGCGGATGCACGGGCTGAACCACGCCTTCGACCAGCTGCGCAATGTCATCCCCTCCTTCAACAACGACAAGAAGCTCTCCAAGTACGAGACGCTGCAGATGGCGCAGATCTACATCAGCGCGCTGGCCGAGCTGCTGCACAGCCCACCTCCAGCCGACGGCGCCCCCGCCAGCCAGACTTACGAGCGCGCGCCCTGCACCCCGCCTGTAGGGGGcgctctgcagcagcagccaaggTCCCAGGCCTCGGGACACTGCCGGACGCGTTTTCCCCAAGAGCAGCCGGCTGGGggcggggcaggaggaggaggcggcttcTCGGTGCAACTGGACCCGCTGCATTTCCCCTCGTTCACGGAGTTGGGGCAGAAAGCCCCCTCGCCGGCGCAGCTCCTGCCGCCGTCGGGCCAGCCCCAGCAGGAGCGGAGGAAACCCTCGCCGCCGGCCCATCGCAGCGATGGGGAGTTCTCGCCCCGATCCCATTACAGTGACTCTGACGAGGCCAGCTAG